In one window of Falco biarmicus isolate bFalBia1 chromosome 16, bFalBia1.pri, whole genome shotgun sequence DNA:
- the GPR25 gene encoding probable G-protein coupled receptor 25 yields MLFLSRYQINNPTAGCGKHHPGHWGGHLATTMAPEELSGSADYDYPPVTNVMVNEEVFSRWEVFFTTVFIPILYTFIFLLGLVGNLFVIMLMAKKSGGKRVVDTFVLNLAVADIIFICTLPFWVVAGAQGNRWLLGEGLCKVSSYAIAVNRCSSILFLTALSMERYLVIRKVLDTKMVGSQRYIRITCAIIWTVSLLLGAPSLVYRRLDGDDCWDEDGEDFSLAMVFLTFLLPLGIITFCYCSIYCRLQRHIRLGRGVQRSHRAIITIVAAFLCSWLPLNTCKVLLFFLAKGMLVLSQGQEVALRWVVASSTCLAFVNSCVNPLVYALMDGRCRPRCPFGPCTLGTGPSTAARSSTTDSSLLFGGRIWTKTPAGPQHRAGTELQLAPAVPRGHPGVNTPPCSPVAPGATAVPAVLPGPQL; encoded by the coding sequence ATGCTGTTTTTGAGCAGATATCAAATCAACAACCCGACCGCTGGGTGCGGCAAGCACCACCCTGGGCACTGGGGAGGGCACCTGGCCACCACCATGGCTCCTGAGGAGCTCTCCGGCTCGGCTGACTACGATTACCCACCAGTGACCAATGTGATGGTGAACGAGGAGGTCTTCTCCAGGTGGGAGGTCTTCTTCACTACTGTCTTCATCCCCATCCTCTACaccttcatcttcctcctcgGCCTCGTGGGGAACCTCTTTGTCATCATGCTGATGGCCAAGAAGAGCGGGGGCAAGCGGGTGGTGGACACCTTCGTGCTGAACCTGGCGGTGGCTGACATCATCTTCATCTGTACCTTGCCCTTCTGGGTGGTGGCAGGGGCGCAGGGGAACCGCTGGCTGCTCGGTGAAGGGCTCTGCAAGGTCAGCAGCTATGCCATCGCCGTCAACCGCTGCTCCAGTATCCTCTTCCTCACTGCCCTCAGCATGGAGCGCTACCTGGTCATTAGGAAGGTGTTGGACACCAAGATGGTGGGTTCCCAGAGGTACATCCGCATCACCTGTGCCATCATCTGGACTGTATCCCTCCTCctgggtgccccatccctggtgTACCGGCGCCTGGATGGGGACGACTGCTGGGATGAAGATGGAGAGGACTTCAGCCTGGCCATGGTCttcctcaccttcctcctgcccttgGGGATCATCACCTTCTGCTACTGCTCCATTTACTGCCGGCTCCAGCGCCACATCCGGCTGGGCAGGGGCGTCCAGCGCTCCCACCGCGCCATCATCACCATTGTCGCAgccttcctctgctcctggctgccccTCAACACCTGCAAGGTCCTGCTCTTCTTCCTTGCCAAGGGGATGCTGGTCCTGTCccaggggcaggaggtggcCCTGAGGTGggtggtggccagcagcacttGCCTGGCCTTCGTTAACAGCTGCGTCAACCCCCTTGTCTATGCCCTGATGGATGGGCGCTGCCGCCCCCGATGTCCCTTCGGTCCCTGCACACTGGGGACGGGTCCCAGCACGGCTGCCCGCTCCTCCACCACCGACTCCAGCCTCCTCTTTGGTGGCCGCATCTGGACCAAGACCCCCGCTGgcccccagcacagggctgggactGAGCTCCAGCTGGCACCGGCGGTCCCACGGGGCCACCCCGGGGTGAATACCCCCCCATGCTCCCCAGTGGCCCCGGGTGCCACCGCGGTCCCCGCTGTCCTGCCTGGTCCCCAGCTTTAA
- the LMOD1 gene encoding leiomodin-1, which produces MSKVAKYRRQVSEDPDIDSLLSTLSPEEMEELEKELDVVDPDGSIPLELSQKNQTENSPPGSQNCDTVLNHCEKETRKLIQREHSIDESRSSEKNKGAQNEEEKGKEAPSKDLAPKRDTKVGKDSKKEENVPKTDPKIKAESEAKTKEDKAINDKVKAMEKKLMGKDKKEEEKGSVLKKDTGKDKKEDEKGSALKKDAGKDKKEDEKSSALKKDAGKDKKEDEKGSVLKKDTGKDKKEDEKGSVLKKDTGKDKKEDEKGSALKKDAGKHKKEDEKGSVLKKDAGKDKKEEEKGSALKKGTGKDKKEDEKSLGSKKQAEDTGEDKKEKDKKEEDKGSALKKSKSDEKEKSQPEAEKAAEEKQEAKTAAKSSPSKPATSSSSDQAKDDEASSIFDELIEKVKNNDAEVTEVNVNNSDCINNETLVRFTEALEFNTVVKLFALANTRADDHVAFAIAIMLKSNKVLTSINLDSNHITGKGILAIFRALLQNNTLTELRFHNQRHICGGKTEMEIAKLLKENTTLLKLGYHFELAGPRMTVTNLLSRNMDKQRQKRLQEQKLAQERGEKKDLLEVPKPGALPKGSPKPSPQPSPKASPKSSPKKGGAPAAPPPPPPPLAPPLINESLRNSLSPATQRKLGDRALPAQEKNSRDQLLAAIRSSNLKQLRKVEVPKLLQ; this is translated from the exons ATGTCCAAAGTGGCCAAATACCGGCGACAAGTTAGTGAAGATCCAGATATTGACAGTTTGTTGTCTACTCTGTCTCCAGAGGAGAtggaagagctggaaaaggagctggaTGTGGTGGATCCAGATGGAAGCATCCCTCTGGAGCTCAGTcagaaaaaccaaacagaaaattcccCACCTGGCTCGCAAAACTGCGACACAGTGCTCAATCACTGCGAAAAGGAGACCAGGAAACTTATTCAGAGGGAACACTCGATAGAC GAAAGCAGATCAAGTGAGAAGAATAAGGGAGCCcagaatgaagaagaaaagggaaaggaagccCCTTCCAAAGACCTGGCCCCGAAACGGGATACGAAGGTGGGAAAAGACtctaaaaaagaagaaaatgttccaaaaacagACCCGAAAATTAAAGCTGAGTCTGAGGCTAAGACCAAAGAGGACAAGGCTATCAACGATAAAGTCAAGGCCATGGAGAAAAAGCTGATGGGGAAGgacaaaaaggaggaagaaaagggttCAGTGTTGAAGAAAGACACCGGGAAGGACAAAAAGGAGGATGAGAAGGGCTCAGCATTAAAGAAGGATGCAGGGAAGGATAAAAAGGAGGACGAGAAGAGCTCAGCATTAAAGAAGGATGCAGGGAAGGATAAAAAGGAGGACGAGAAGGGTTCGGTATTAAAGAAGGATACAGGGAAGGATAAAAAGGAGGATGAGAAGGGTTCAGTATTAAAGAAGGATACAGGGAAGGATAAAAAGGAGGACGAGAAGGGCTCGGCACTAAAGAAGGATGCAGGGAAGCATAAAAAGGAGGACGAGAAGGGTTCAGTATTAAAGAAGGATGCAGGGaaggacaaaaaggaagaagaaaagggttCAGCATTGAAGAAGGGCACAGGGAAGGataaaaaggaagatgagaagAGTCTGGGCTCAAAGAAACAGGCAGAAGACACAGGAgaagataagaaagaaaaagacaaaaaagaagagGACAAGGgttcagctttgaaaaaatcAAAGTCAGATGAGAAGGAGAAATCCCAgccagaggcagaaaaggcagcagaggagaaacaggAGGCCAAGACAGCAGCCAAGAGCAGCCCCTCCaagcctgccaccagcagctcctcgGATCAGGCCAAGGATGATGAAGCCTCCAGCATTTTTGATGAGCTCATCGAGAAGGTGAAGAACAACGATGCCGAGGTCACCGAAGTGAACGTGAACAACTCAGACTGCATCAACAACGAGACCCTGGTGCGCTTCACTGAGGCCCTAGAGTTCAACACCGTGGTCAAGCTGTTCGCCTTGGCCAACACCCGTGCTGATGACCACGTGGCCTTCGCCATCGCCATCATGCTGAAGTCCAACAAGGTGCTGACAAGCATCAACCTGGACTCCAACCACATCACGGGCAAGGGCATCCTGGCCATTTTCCGGGCACTGCTGCAGAACAACACGCTGACGGAGCTGCGTTTCCACAACCAGCGGCACATCTGTGGGGGCAAGACAGAGATGGAGATCGCCAAGCTCCTGAAGGAGAACACCACGCTCCTGAAGCTGGGCTACCACTTTGAGCTGGCTGGACCACGCATGACGGTCACCAACCTGCTGAGCCGAAACATGGACAAACAGAGGCAGAAACGCCTCCAGGAGCAGAAACTGGCACAGGAGCGTGGGGAGAAGAAAGATCTCCTGGAGGTGCCCAAGCCCGGAGCCCTGCCAAAGGGGTCTCCCAAGCCATCCCCACAGCCGTCCCCCAAGGCTTCCCCCAAAAGCTCACCCAAGAAAGGGGGGGCGCCTGCTGCGccacccccacctcctcctccgCTCGCCCCACCACTGATCAATGAGAGCCTGAGGAACTCGCTCTCGCCGGCCACGCAGAGGAAGTTGGGAGACCGGGCACTGCCGGCCCAGGAGAAGAACTCACGGGACCAGCTCCTGGCGGCCATCCGCTCCAGCAACCTCAAACAGCTCAGGAAG GTGGAGGTACCGAAGTTGCTGCAGTAG
- the LOC130159711 gene encoding LOW QUALITY PROTEIN: innate immunity activator protein-like (The sequence of the model RefSeq protein was modified relative to this genomic sequence to represent the inferred CDS: deleted 1 base in 1 codon): MGEVSDTDSGIMLHSGPDSPVSPLKERAQAGRRQQALEARLEGCVQELRRLCLREAELTGTLPCEYPLKAGEKPPKVRRRIGAAFKLDETLVLHGADPLSALERDLALQLQIAKAARRLCREENISKRLRKRRQTAALLEEQKLKDLENILNQRRLLAGQRPLPAGAGTSAAEELSASDESSLSDAVLLEEEETRLPGPATPRGSPSPEEPPEGEGSGPPPASSSPWCETSLDRPYEKAKKPGFDPGDGETRGSRCYPGSPPAIPATPSAPGSPDPTASLAPRTGDVPPYRFVPIRTLVLCRQAGSSAPSTPEPSGRRGQSQSLRVEACWQPGEPRGRSAVPRRRPTYYTVTVPTACIPTPGPACRSGSDDSISDLSSISHATSPGSSSPDVSFPRPKVPPPLAEPGYYPRGAHRFLPPASPPAFLYEQDLAPLRYQRLVPSHSRIVRTPSLKDYAPAGGRGLSKAAVTEELKSWHQRARLRGARPHSLDRQGAFRGPRGGTTRDVPITRGVLPRTQAPPVRVLRRSADGVPVQVYVPENGEIVTQV, translated from the exons ATGGGGGAGGTGAGCGACACCGACAGCGGGATCATGCTGCACTCGG GCCCCGACAGCCCCGTGTCGCCCCTGAAGGAGCGGGCGCAGGCAGGGCGCAGGCAGCAGGCGCTGGAGGCTCGGCTGGAGGGCTGCGTGCAGGAGCTGCGGCGGCTCTGCCTGCGCGAGGCG GAGCTGACGGGGACGCTGCCCTGTGAGTACCCTCTGAAAGCTGGCGAGAAGCCCCCCAAGGTCCGGCGCAGGATCGGTGCTGCCTTCAAGCTGGATGAGACCCTCGTTCTGCATGGGGCG GACCCGCTGAGCGCCCTGGAGCGGGACCTGGCGCTGCAGCTGCAGATCGCCAAGGCTGCCCGCCGCCTCTGCCGGGAGGAGAACATCAGCAAGCGGCTCCGCAAGCGCCGGCAGACAGCAGcgctgctggaggagcagaagcTGAAGGACCTGGAGAACATCCTCAACCAGCGACGGCTCCTGGCTGGCCAACGGCCTTTGCCTGCTGGTGCTGGAACCAGTGCTGCTGAGG AGCTCAGCGCCTCCGACGAGAGCTCCCTGTCGGATGCCGTCCTGCTGGAGGAGG AGGAGACACGGCTACCAGGACCTGCCACCCCACGGGGGTCCCCGTCCCCCGAGGAGCCCCCCGAGGGGGAGGGGTCAGGGCCCCCGCCggcctcctccagcccctggtGCGAGACCAGCCTCGACAGACCCTATGAGAAGGCCAAAAAACCTGGCTTCGACCCCGGGGATGGGGAAACCCGGGGGTCCCGGTGCTACCCCGGGTCCCCACCAGCCATCCCTGCTACCCCCTCGGCCCCCGGCAGCCCTGACCCCACAGCCTCACTGGCACCCAGGACGGGGGACGTCCCCCCCTACCGCTTTGTCCCCATCAGGACCCTGGTGCTGTGCCGGCAGGCGGGCTCCAGCGCTCCCAGCACCCCG GAGCCATCGGGCCGGCGAGGACAGTCCCAGTCCCTGAG GGTAGAGGCGTGCTGGCAGCCCGGCGAGCCGCGGGGCCGCAGTGCCGTACCCCGCCGGCGCCCCACGTACTACACAGTGACGGTGCCCACCGCCTGCATCCCGACCCCCGGCCCCGCCTGCCGCTCCGGCTCCGACGACAGCATCTCCGACCTCTCCAGCATCTCCCACgccacctccccgggcagcagcagccccgaCGTCTCCTTCCCGCGCCCCAAAGTCCCACCACCCCTCGCCGAGCCGGGTTACTACCCCCGCGGTGCCCACCGGTTCCTgccacctgccagccccccagctTTCCTCTACGAGCAGGATCTGGCCCCGTTACGCTACCAGCGCCTGGTGCCCTCGCACAGCCGCATCGTGCGCACCCCCTCGCTCAAGGACTACGCGCCGGCCGGGGGTCGGGGGCTCTCCAAGGCGGCTGTGACCGAGGAGCTCAAATCATGGCACCAGCGTGCCCGGCTGCGGGGTGCCCGTCCCCACTCCCTCGACCGGCAAGGGGCCTTTCGGGGACCCCGCGGTGGGACCACCAGGGACGTGCCCATCACCCGTGGAGTCCTGCCGCGGACTCAG GCGCCCCCGGTACGTGTCCTGCGGCGCTCGGCGGACGGCGTGCCTGTGCAGGTCTACGTGCCTGAGAATGGCGAGATCGTCACACAAGTGTGA
- the SHISA4 gene encoding LOW QUALITY PROTEIN: protein shisa-4 (The sequence of the model RefSeq protein was modified relative to this genomic sequence to represent the inferred CDS: deleted 2 bases in 2 codons), which translates to MGPGGPGSGWPLAGTVLVAVAASLVVGGEDCLWYVDRNGSWHPGFDCDFFTFCCGTCHQRYCCRDPLRLLTERQQRHCLAFSPKTIAGIASAVVLFIAIVTTIVCCFMCSCCYLYQRRQHLRTPLQGPEIPLSSYPPAGPPPPFPVDAKAGPAPPQPGFTPMAMYPPAGPTAQYPLYPSAPPIYNPTAPPPYVPAQPSYPGA; encoded by the exons ATGGGGCCCGGTGGCCCCGGAAGCGGGTGGCCCCTGGCCGGGACCGTGCTGGTGGCCGTGGCCGCCTCGCTGG TGGTGGGGGGCGAGGACTGCCTGTGGTACGTGGACAGGAACGGCTCCTGGCACCCCGGCTTCGACTGCGACTTCTTCACCTTCTGCTGCGGCACGTGCCACCAGCGGTACTGCTGCCGCGACCCCCTGCGCCTGCTCACCGAGCGCCAGCAGCGCCACTGCCTCGCCTTCAG CCCCAAGACCATCGCGGGCATCGCCTCGGCCGTGGTGCTCTTCATTGCCATCGTCACCACCATCGTCTGCTGCTTCATGTGCTCCTGCTGCTACCTGTACCAGCGCCGGCAGCACCTCCGCACCCCCCTGCAag GCCCAGAGATCCCGCTGTCCAGCTACCCC CCCGCaggccccccaccccccttccctgTGGACGCCAAAGCCGGCCCTgcgcccccccagcccggcttCACCCCCATGGCCATGTACCCGCCAGCCGGCCCCACCGCCCAGTACCCGCTGTacccctccgcc ccccccatCTACAACCCCACAG CACCACCCCCCTacgtcccagcacagcccagctaCCCCGGAGCCTGA
- the LOC130159795 gene encoding myb-related transcription factor, partner of profilin-like: protein MAAAGGARRGLLKRKPNFTLQEIDILMSEVLKYEQLLFGAAASTVNAYEKQKIWWRITNKINAAGRNQRDIGEVKNRWRGLRRRANDKITRHRQERQGPAARPARPGNGSGNGPGPPELGPGPAPGWGARGAAGTGPPLLSVEVVAPHGGCGGRHRGTGQGVKEEAVKEEPVEVKTEPFHSPAADSIPGRGAERRLPRTSVRPPSELCEGWSRSPPRPAPPELSLGDLGGQQEPLGSDFPSILFEQEAENLNNCGTGEPGPPGTAGLSDGAPDCAQLTPAEKRIVQSNERLVQEMQAFRREYAESRRETTSVLRVIAQALGGLSRSLAEIRDLYLREQAAPKP from the exons atggcggcggccggcggggcgcggcgggggctgctGAAGCGGAAGCCGAACTTCACGCTGCAGGAGATCGACATCCTGATGAGCGAGGTGCTCAAGTACGAGCAGCTGCTCTTCGGCGCCGCCGCCAGCACCGTCAACGCCTACGAGAAGCAGAAGATCTGGTGGCGCATCACCAACAAGATCAACGCCGCCGGCCGCAACCAGCGCGACATCGGCGAGGTGAAGAACCGCtggcgggggctgcgccgccGCGCCAACGACAAGATCACCCGGCACCggcaggagcggcagggaccggccgcccggcccgcccggcccggcaACGGCAGCGGCAacgggcccggcccgcccgaGCTcggccccgggcccgcccccgGCTGGGGAGCGCGGGGCGCCGCCGGCACCGGCCCGCCGCTGCTCAGCGTCGAGGTGGTGGCGCCGCACGGTGGGTGCGGGGGGAGGCACCGGGGCaccgggcagg GCGTCAAGGAGGAGGCGGTGAAGGAGGAGCCGGTGGAGGTGAAGACTGAGCCTTTCCACAGCCCGGCTGCCGACAGCATCCCCGGCCGTGGTGCTGAGCGCCGGCTGCCCCGCACCAGCGTCCGCCCGCCCAGCGAGCTGTGCGAGGGCTGGAGCCGCAGCCCCCCacgccccgcgccccccgaaCTCTCCCTCGGCGACTtgggtgggcagcaggagccgTTGGGCTCCGACTTCCCGAGCATCCTCTTCGAGCAAGAGGCCGAGAATCTCAATAACTGCGGTACGGGCGAACCGGGCCCCCCCGGTACGGCGGGGCTGTCGGACGGGGCACCTGACTGCGCCCAGCTCACGCCGGCCGAAAAACGCATCGTCCAGTCCAACGAGCGGCTGGTGCAGGAGATGCAAGCTTTCCGACGGGAATACGCCGAGAGCCGCCGGGAGACCACCTCCGTCCTGCGCGTCATCGCCCAGGCACTGGGCGGCCTCAGCCGCAGCCTGGCCGAAATCCGTGACCTCTACCTCCGGGAGCAGGCGGCCCCCAAACCCTGA